From the genome of Etheostoma spectabile isolate EspeVRDwgs_2016 chromosome 10, UIUC_Espe_1.0, whole genome shotgun sequence, one region includes:
- the LOC116697161 gene encoding septin-8-A isoform X3, translating into MAANEVDVFAHEEKRNLELGGHVGFDSLPDQLVSKSVAQGFCFNILCVGETGIGKSTLMNTLFNTTFENEEASHYQSEVQLRPQTYDLQESNVNLKLTTVHTVGFGDQINKEESYKPILEYIDAQFERFLEEELKIKRSLFNCHDTRIHICLYFIAPTGHSLKSLDLVTMKKLDSKVNIIPIIAKADTVSKSELDKLKIKIMSELVSNGVQIYQFPTEDEAVAEINTSMNTHLPFAVIGSVEEIKVGNKMVKARLYPWGSVQVENENHCDFVKLREMLLRVNMEDLREQTHTRHYELYRRCKLEEMGFKDTGPDSHSFSLQETYEAKRKEFLVDLQRKEDEMRQMFVNKVKETEAELKEKEKELHERFEQLKRMHQEEKKNLEEKRRELEEEMNAFNRRRVAAETLMGQALQGCSQQPFKKDKDKKN; encoded by the exons ATGGCGGCCAACGAGGTAGATGTTTTCGCA CATGAAGAAAAACGAAACCTAGAGCTCGGAGGTCATGTGGGGTTTGACAGTCTTCCAGATCAGTTGGTCAGTAAATCAGTTGCACAGGGATTCTGCTTCAACATCCTCTGTGTCG GTGAGACAGGGATAGGCAAGTCAACATTAATGAACACTCTTTTCAATACAACATTTGAAAATGAGGAAGCCAGCCACTATCAGAGTGAGGTACAGCTACGCCCACAAACCTATGATCTGCAGGAGAGCAACGTTAACCTCAAGCTGACCACTGTGCACACTGTAGGGTTCGGAGACCAAATCAACAAAGAGGAAAG CTATAAACCCATCCTTGAGTATATTGATGCCCAGTTTGAACGGTTTCTTGAGGAGGAGCTAAAAATCAAACGTTCCTTGTTCAACTGCCATGACACAAGAATCCATATCTGCCTGTATTTCATCGCTCCCACCGGACACTCCCTTAAGTCCCTCGATCTGGTTACAATGAAGAAACTGGACAGCAAG GTGAACATCATCCCCATTATTGCAAAGGCAGACACGGTATCCAAGAGCGAATTGGACAAATTAAAGATCAAGATTATGAGTGAGCTTGTCAGTAATGGAGTTCAGATTTATCAGTTCCCAACAGAGGATGAAGCTGTTGCAGAGATCAACACCTCCATGAAT ACTCATCTTCCTTTTGCTGTGATTGGAAGTGTAGAAGAAATAAAAGTGGGAAATAAGATGGTGAAAGCAAGGCTGTACCCCTGGGGATCAGTACAGG tGGAGAATGAAAACCACTGTGATTTTGTGAAGCTGAGGGAGATGCTACTGCGTGTGAACATGGAGGATCTCCGAGAGCAAACACACACCCGACACTATGAGCTCTACCGTCGCTGCAAGCTAGAAGAGATGGGCTTCAAGGACACAGGCCCGGACAGCCACTCGTTCAG CCTTCAGGAGACATACGAAGCCAAGAGGAAGGAGTTCCTTGTGGATCTGCAGCGTAAAGAGGACGAAATGAGACAGATGTTTGTCAACAAGGTGAAGGAGACAGAAGCAGAgctgaaagaaaaggaaaaagag CTTCATGAGAGGTTTGAGCAGCTCAAGAGAATGCAccaggaagaaaagaagaatcTGGAGGAGAAAAGACGAGAACTGGAGGAGGAGATGAATGCCTTCAATAGAAGAAGGGTTGCAGCTGAGACACTGATGGGACAGGCCCTCCAAGGCTGCTCACAGCAACCATTCAAAAAGGACAAGGACAAGAAGAA TTGA
- the LOC116697163 gene encoding gamma-aminobutyric acid receptor subunit alpha-6-like, whose amino-acid sequence MAVLTLTLVTFICWISLGSVLGIERIYSDNITIILDRLLDGYDNRLRPGSGGGVTEVKTDIFVTSFGPVSDVEMEYTMDMFFRQMWVDERLKFEGPTEILRLNNRMVDKIWTPDTFFRNSRKSISHNTTTPNKLFRIMQNGTVLYTMRLTIGAECPMRLMDFPMDAHSCPLRFGSYAYTSSEILFTWRKGPVASVECPAESMSLLQYDLVGQTLSSEIFKSNTGNACCQLSHCAFYQDTFAVVPTTCKSLQNCQQLVQNFAARLLTRSSRLSHITPVLYSLHWLLIKFSIQFKVLFLAYKALHCLAPAYISDMLRPYTTNRSLRSFNLGLLLKKSDRSFEAVAPTLWNAPPTILHSAVSVQAFKKQLKTHLFKFVFDSGFNR is encoded by the exons ATGGCCGTCCTGAcattaactttagttacttttatCTGCTGGATAAG TCTTGGTAGTGTACTTGGAATTGAGAGGATTTACTCGGACAACATTACTATCATTTTGGATCGACTTTTGGATGGTTATGACAACAGACTACGACCAGGATCTGGAG GTGGTGTTACGGAGGTGAAAACAGACATCTTTGTCACCAGCTTTGGACCTGTTTCAGATGTTGAGATG GAGTACACCATGGACATGTTCTTCCGTCAGATGTGGGTTGATGAGCGGCTAAAATTTGAGGGCCCCACTGAAATCTTGCGACTGAACAACCGCATGGTGGACAAGATCTGGACGCCAGACACTTTCTTCCGAAACTCCAGGAAGTCAATTTCTCATAACACGACCACACCTAACAAACTCTTCCGCATCATGCAGAACGGAACTGTCCTCTACACTATGAG GCTGACCATTGGCGCAGAGTGTCCAATGAGGCTGATGGACTTCCCTATGGACGCTCACTCCTGTCCTCTCAGGTTTGGAAGCT ATGCCTACACGAGCAGTGAAATCCTTTTCACTTGGAGGAAGGGACCAGTTGCCTCTGTTGAGTGTCCCGCTGAGTCCATGAGTCTTCTGCAATATGACCTGGTGGGACAGACTTTGTCCAGTGAAATATTCAAATCAAACACAGGTAACGCTTGCTGTCAGCTATCACATTGCGCTTTTTACCAGGACACTTTTGCAGTCGTACCCACAACCTGCAAAAGTTTGCAGAATTGTCAACAATTAGTCCAGAACTTTGCCGCTAGGCTGTTGACCAGGTCCAGCAGGTTGTCgcacatcactccagtcttaTACTCATTACATTGGCTTCTGATTAAGTTCAGCATACAATTTAAAGTTCTTTTTCTGGCTTATAAAGCTTTGCATTGTCTGGCACCTGCTTATATCTCGGACATGCTCCGTCCGTACACTACTAATAGGTCCCTCAGGTCTTTTAACCTAGGATTActgctgaaaaaaagtgaccgtTCCTTTGAAGCAGTGGCTCCAACCCTGTGGAACGCCCCTCCTACTATCTTACATTCTGCAGTCTCTGTTCaagcttttaaaaagcagctgaagacacatttgtttaaatttgtttttgacTCTGGTTTTAATCGTTGA
- the sowahab gene encoding ankyrin repeat domain-containing protein SOWAHA codes for MDLTQESLLSFLLEHGGKVKNSELLNNFRGLISCSDPAEKQHNRDLFKKLVNSVAVVKQIDEVKFVIVKKRYQDFVKEVAQDASQKTQMDDSFSSPNTSFSYTSSPRRAESARAIYSDIQNNITCCPSNIHGNYYSDAKHTSVAAMLERSPLSRNISCADATTVKVLNISGDRGSRARKSGAVFAVIAVKSPPRDSAPATQAGLHSRVHPRKTSDKPIKLLTKVSTPSVPTLNPNFPDCKQGAKRDSQCWKDRQTEDMQPPGFPLLRPQNKRDDAKYSESVPLEPLAHEWLVKCAAGLWGQIHGLLLQDTQLAQKKDFMSGFTALHWAAKNGNSEMIHKLVNISRKRGTCVNINSKAHGGYTPLHIAAMHGHTQVMVLLVQGYGANVNERDNDGKKALHYLGKGVSAELRALMGGLQQSRYREKTEDEEYREHPKGFNTISKLFQPHIGKKQKTTTRFAHNMRE; via the coding sequence ATGGATTTGACCCAAgaatctcttttgtcttttttactggAGCACGGAGGTAAAGTGAAGAACTCGGAGCTACTAAACAACTTCAGGGGTCTGATCAGCTGCAGCGATCCCGCGGAAAAGCAGCACAATAGGGACCTTTTCAAGAAGTTGGTGAACAGCGTCGCTGTGGTCAAACAGATCGACGAGGTAAAGTTTGTGATTGTGAAGAAAAGGTATCAGGACTTTGTTAAAGAGGTGGCGCAGGATGCCTCGCAGAAAACGCAGATGGATGACAGTTTCTCAAGCCCAAATACGAGCTTTTCGTACACATCATCTCCTCGACGAGCCGAGTCAGCCAGGGCGATTTATTCTGATATTCAGAACAATATTACGTGCTGTCCCTCAAACATACATGGCAACTATTACAGTGATGCCAAACATACGTCTGTGGCAGCTATGCTAGAAAGGAGCCCGTTATCAAGAAACATAAGTTGTGCGGACGCAACTACTGTTAAAGTCCTGAATATCTCCGGAGATCGGGGGAGCAGAGCGAGGAAATCTGGAGCCGTGTTCGCTGTCATAGCAGTAAAATCCCCTCCCAGAGACTCTGCACCAGCAACACAGGCCGGATTACATTCCCGAGTGCATCCGCGTAAAACCTCGGACAAACCAATCAAGTTGCTAACAAAGGTTTCTACGCCATCTGTGCCGACTCTGAATCCGAACTTTCCAGATTGCAAGCAGGGTGCAAAGAGAGACTCCCAGTGttggaaagacagacagacagaggacatGCAACCGCCAGGTTTCCCCCTGCTGAGGCCCCAAAACAAGAGAGATGATGCAAAGTACTCAGAGTCTGTGCCTTTGGAGCCATTGGCTCATGAGTGGTTGGTAAAGTGTGCTGCTGGACTGTGGGGACAAATCCATGGTTTGCTGCTGCAGGACACACAGTTAGCGCAGAAGAAAGACTTCATGTCAGGTTTCACAGCACTGCACTGGGCTGCCAAGAATGGCAACAGCGAGATGATACACAAGCTCGTGAATATCTCCAGGAAAAGAGGCACCTGTGTTAACATCAACAGCAAAGCACACGGAGGATACACACCTTTACACATCGCAGCAATGCACGGCCACACTCAAGTAATGGTTTTGCTTGTGCAAGGTTACGGAGCCAATGTGAATGAAAGAGATAATGATGGCAAGAAGGCCCTCCACTACCTGGGCAAAGGTGTCTCAGCTGAGCTCAGAGCACTTATGGGAGGACTGCAGCAGAGCAGGTACAGGGAGAAGACTGAAGATGAAGAATACAGAGAGCACCCGAAAGGCTTCAACACAATTAGTAAACTCTTCCAGCCTCACATAGGgaagaaacaaaagacaacaactAGGTTTGCTCACAACATGCGAGAATGA
- the LOC116697161 gene encoding septin-8-A isoform X1: MAANEVDVFAHEEKRNLELGGHVGFDSLPDQLVSKSVAQGFCFNILCVGETGIGKSTLMNTLFNTTFENEEASHYQSEVQLRPQTYDLQESNVNLKLTTVHTVGFGDQINKEESYKPILEYIDAQFERFLEEELKIKRSLFNCHDTRIHICLYFIAPTGHSLKSLDLVTMKKLDSKVNIIPIIAKADTVSKSELDKLKIKIMSELVSNGVQIYQFPTEDEAVAEINTSMNTHLPFAVIGSVEEIKVGNKMVKARLYPWGSVQVENENHCDFVKLREMLLRVNMEDLREQTHTRHYELYRRCKLEEMGFKDTGPDSHSFSLQETYEAKRKEFLVDLQRKEDEMRQMFVNKVKETEAELKEKEKELHERFEQLKRMHQEEKKNLEEKRRELEEEMNAFNRRRVAAETLMGQALQGCSQQPFKKDKDKKNFFSLPSACSLTSGRNLN; this comes from the exons ATGGCGGCCAACGAGGTAGATGTTTTCGCA CATGAAGAAAAACGAAACCTAGAGCTCGGAGGTCATGTGGGGTTTGACAGTCTTCCAGATCAGTTGGTCAGTAAATCAGTTGCACAGGGATTCTGCTTCAACATCCTCTGTGTCG GTGAGACAGGGATAGGCAAGTCAACATTAATGAACACTCTTTTCAATACAACATTTGAAAATGAGGAAGCCAGCCACTATCAGAGTGAGGTACAGCTACGCCCACAAACCTATGATCTGCAGGAGAGCAACGTTAACCTCAAGCTGACCACTGTGCACACTGTAGGGTTCGGAGACCAAATCAACAAAGAGGAAAG CTATAAACCCATCCTTGAGTATATTGATGCCCAGTTTGAACGGTTTCTTGAGGAGGAGCTAAAAATCAAACGTTCCTTGTTCAACTGCCATGACACAAGAATCCATATCTGCCTGTATTTCATCGCTCCCACCGGACACTCCCTTAAGTCCCTCGATCTGGTTACAATGAAGAAACTGGACAGCAAG GTGAACATCATCCCCATTATTGCAAAGGCAGACACGGTATCCAAGAGCGAATTGGACAAATTAAAGATCAAGATTATGAGTGAGCTTGTCAGTAATGGAGTTCAGATTTATCAGTTCCCAACAGAGGATGAAGCTGTTGCAGAGATCAACACCTCCATGAAT ACTCATCTTCCTTTTGCTGTGATTGGAAGTGTAGAAGAAATAAAAGTGGGAAATAAGATGGTGAAAGCAAGGCTGTACCCCTGGGGATCAGTACAGG tGGAGAATGAAAACCACTGTGATTTTGTGAAGCTGAGGGAGATGCTACTGCGTGTGAACATGGAGGATCTCCGAGAGCAAACACACACCCGACACTATGAGCTCTACCGTCGCTGCAAGCTAGAAGAGATGGGCTTCAAGGACACAGGCCCGGACAGCCACTCGTTCAG CCTTCAGGAGACATACGAAGCCAAGAGGAAGGAGTTCCTTGTGGATCTGCAGCGTAAAGAGGACGAAATGAGACAGATGTTTGTCAACAAGGTGAAGGAGACAGAAGCAGAgctgaaagaaaaggaaaaagag CTTCATGAGAGGTTTGAGCAGCTCAAGAGAATGCAccaggaagaaaagaagaatcTGGAGGAGAAAAGACGAGAACTGGAGGAGGAGATGAATGCCTTCAATAGAAGAAGGGTTGCAGCTGAGACACTGATGGGACAGGCCCTCCAAGGCTGCTCACAGCAACCATTCAAAAAGGACAAGGACAAGAAGAA CTTCTTTAGTCTTCCATCTGCGTGTTCCTTAACCTCAGGAAGGAATTTGAATTAG
- the nudcd2 gene encoding nudC domain-containing protein 2, with protein MSVHFEERSGVVPCKTPWGSWYQTMEEVFIEVNVPHGTSAKEVKCHLGSRDIELLVKGKEIFKGKLFDTTMSDEATWTLEDKCLIRIILMKTNREAGNCWSSLLEGEYCANAWVQDQMQKKLTLERFQRENPGFDFSGAEITGNFAGGGPDFSSLQK; from the exons ATGTCGGTGCACTTCGAGGAGAGGAGCGGCGTTGTCCCCTGCAAGACGCCCTGGGGCTCCTGGTACCAGACCATGGAGGAGGTTTTTATCGAAGTCAACGTGCCTCATGGGACGTCTGCTAAAGAGGTCAAGTGTCATTTGGGATCCAGGGACATTGAGCTGCTTGTCAAAGGGAAGGAAATTTTCAAG GGAAAGTTGTTTGACACAACCATGTCTGACGAGGCTACATGGACACTAG AGGACAAGTGTCTCATCCGGATCATTCTGATGAAGACTAACAGAGAAGCAGGGAACTGCTGGTCCTCCCTGCTGGAGGGGGAGTACTGTGCGAATGCCTGGGTCCAGGACCAGATGCAGAAGAAGCTCACACTGGAGAGGTTCCAGCGGGAG AATCCTGGATTTGACTTCAGCGGTGCAGAGATAACTGGGAATTTTGCTGGCGGTGGTCCGGACTTTTCCAGTTTACAGAAGTAA
- the ccng1 gene encoding cyclin-G1 — translation MIDTVTGPGAQPFAVQLKALTDLEGRYQPKLSGLRLIESSQDNGLRMTTRRRELEVKDLLSLTRFFGFSSETFSLAISLLDRFLSVMKIQPKHLSCVGLCCFYIAVKSAEEEKNVPLANELIRISQNRFTVSDMMRMEKIIMEKLYWKVKAPTALRFLRLFHSHIQEQLDAESKKILSLERLEAQLKACHCSFVFSKIKPSLLAMALLCYEAQEQHDPEYIDKISEALESLQQQLNIRDGDLVCVRELVGKCLAEYATTRCSKPNSQRLRWAISGRTARQLKHSYFKITHLPTIPESAC, via the exons ATGATTGACACAGTAACAGGACCTGGAGCACAGCCCTTTGCCGTTCAGCTAAAGGCCCTGACAGATCTGGAGGGCCGATACCAACCAAAGCTGAGCGGCTTGAGGCTCATCGAGAGCTCCCAGGACAATGGCCTCAGGATGACCACCAGACGGAGGGAGCTGGAGGTGAAGGACCTGCTCTCTTTGACCAGGTTCTTTGGTTTCAGCTCAGAGACCTTCTCACTGGCCATCAGTTTGTTAGATCGATTCCTCTCTGTAATGAAG ATTCAACCAAAGCACCTGTCCTGCGTGGGCTTGTGCTGCTTCTACATTGCCGTGAAGTCCgcagaagaggagaaaaatgtGCCTCTAGCCAACGAACTGATCCGCATCAGTCAGAATCGCTTTACAGTGTCTGACATGATGAGGATGGAGAAGATCATCATGGAGAAGCTCTACTGGAAGGTGAAGGCCCCCACAGCCCTCCGCTTCCTCCGTCTCTTTCACAGCCACATCCAGGAGCAGCTCGACGCTGAGAG CAAGAAGATACTGAGCCTTGAGAGACTGGAGGCTCAGCTGAAAGCCTGTCACTGCTCCTTTGTCTTCTCCAAAATAAAG CCATCTCTGCTTGCCATGGCTCTCCTGTGTTATGAGGCCCAGGAACAACACGACCCTGAGTACATTGACAAAATATCAGAGGCCCTGGAAagtctgcagcagcagctgaat ATCAGAGACGGGGACCTAGTTTGTGTGCGGGAGTTGGTTGGAAAATGTCTGGCTGAATATGCCACCACCAGGTGCTCCAAGCCTAACAGCCAAAGGCTTCGCTGGGCTATTTCGGGAAGAACTGCACGTCAGCTGAAGCATAGCTACTTCAAGATCACTCATCTTCCAACCATACCTGAGTCAGCTTGTTAA
- the LOC116697161 gene encoding septin-8-A isoform X2, translated as MAANEHEEKRNLELGGHVGFDSLPDQLVSKSVAQGFCFNILCVGETGIGKSTLMNTLFNTTFENEEASHYQSEVQLRPQTYDLQESNVNLKLTTVHTVGFGDQINKEESYKPILEYIDAQFERFLEEELKIKRSLFNCHDTRIHICLYFIAPTGHSLKSLDLVTMKKLDSKVNIIPIIAKADTVSKSELDKLKIKIMSELVSNGVQIYQFPTEDEAVAEINTSMNTHLPFAVIGSVEEIKVGNKMVKARLYPWGSVQVENENHCDFVKLREMLLRVNMEDLREQTHTRHYELYRRCKLEEMGFKDTGPDSHSFSLQETYEAKRKEFLVDLQRKEDEMRQMFVNKVKETEAELKEKEKELHERFEQLKRMHQEEKKNLEEKRRELEEEMNAFNRRRVAAETLMGQALQGCSQQPFKKDKDKKNFFSLPSACSLTSGRNLN; from the exons ATGGCGGCCAACGAG CATGAAGAAAAACGAAACCTAGAGCTCGGAGGTCATGTGGGGTTTGACAGTCTTCCAGATCAGTTGGTCAGTAAATCAGTTGCACAGGGATTCTGCTTCAACATCCTCTGTGTCG GTGAGACAGGGATAGGCAAGTCAACATTAATGAACACTCTTTTCAATACAACATTTGAAAATGAGGAAGCCAGCCACTATCAGAGTGAGGTACAGCTACGCCCACAAACCTATGATCTGCAGGAGAGCAACGTTAACCTCAAGCTGACCACTGTGCACACTGTAGGGTTCGGAGACCAAATCAACAAAGAGGAAAG CTATAAACCCATCCTTGAGTATATTGATGCCCAGTTTGAACGGTTTCTTGAGGAGGAGCTAAAAATCAAACGTTCCTTGTTCAACTGCCATGACACAAGAATCCATATCTGCCTGTATTTCATCGCTCCCACCGGACACTCCCTTAAGTCCCTCGATCTGGTTACAATGAAGAAACTGGACAGCAAG GTGAACATCATCCCCATTATTGCAAAGGCAGACACGGTATCCAAGAGCGAATTGGACAAATTAAAGATCAAGATTATGAGTGAGCTTGTCAGTAATGGAGTTCAGATTTATCAGTTCCCAACAGAGGATGAAGCTGTTGCAGAGATCAACACCTCCATGAAT ACTCATCTTCCTTTTGCTGTGATTGGAAGTGTAGAAGAAATAAAAGTGGGAAATAAGATGGTGAAAGCAAGGCTGTACCCCTGGGGATCAGTACAGG tGGAGAATGAAAACCACTGTGATTTTGTGAAGCTGAGGGAGATGCTACTGCGTGTGAACATGGAGGATCTCCGAGAGCAAACACACACCCGACACTATGAGCTCTACCGTCGCTGCAAGCTAGAAGAGATGGGCTTCAAGGACACAGGCCCGGACAGCCACTCGTTCAG CCTTCAGGAGACATACGAAGCCAAGAGGAAGGAGTTCCTTGTGGATCTGCAGCGTAAAGAGGACGAAATGAGACAGATGTTTGTCAACAAGGTGAAGGAGACAGAAGCAGAgctgaaagaaaaggaaaaagag CTTCATGAGAGGTTTGAGCAGCTCAAGAGAATGCAccaggaagaaaagaagaatcTGGAGGAGAAAAGACGAGAACTGGAGGAGGAGATGAATGCCTTCAATAGAAGAAGGGTTGCAGCTGAGACACTGATGGGACAGGCCCTCCAAGGCTGCTCACAGCAACCATTCAAAAAGGACAAGGACAAGAAGAA CTTCTTTAGTCTTCCATCTGCGTGTTCCTTAACCTCAGGAAGGAATTTGAATTAG